GTGGGCAGGATGGGCGAGACGGGCTGCGTACGCATCAGCGTAGGTCTCGAAACACTGGAATCCTCAGGACATGCCGCCCTGCCGCGCGCCAAACACATCGAGCAGGAGCGCTTCCGGACCACGGCGGAGGCATGCGAGAAGGCCGGCGTCGAGCTGAACTGTTTTGTCATTCTCGGCCTCCCCGGCACGTCCACCGAAGGGGTGGAGAACACCATCAAGGCCGTACGCGAGGTCAACGGGCGGGTCAGGCCCACGATCTACACCGACTTCGGGCGGATGAGCGCGGCCATGGATGAGGCGTCGATCGCTTCCTTCAACCGCCAGCTCTTTCAGCCCGACCAGTGCCCACCGGACGCCGAACACTACTACCGCGTCCTGTTCGACCCGCTCGCGCCGATCACCCCCGTCTCCGAGAAGATCCCTCGGAGGACGCCGAAATGACTGCCCCGCCTCCCACCGCCGGGCTGTCCCGACACCACGAGGGCCGGGCGCCGGACTGGATCGATGAGCTGTTCCTCGGCACCACCACCGGCGTACGCGCGCAGTGGCGGCACCGGGCCGGCGGTACCGTCAATCTCGCGAACAACGAGATGCACCACCCACGGGTCGAGGAACTGATCGTCAAAGCGGTCCGCAAACTGGGTTCCGCCCACTGGAACTCCTACCCCGACTACGCGTACGAACGGTCGCGGTTCGCCGAGATCGTGGGCGTGCCTGCCGAACGGCTGCTGTTCACCGCGGGCTCCGACCAGACCTACCTGGCCGTTTTCCGTGCGCTCGCTCGCCGCGGCACCCACCTGCTTACCCAGCTTCCCAACTATCAGCAGATCTTCCCGTACGCGGAACTGGCGGGGCTCACTGTGCGAGGTGTCGATTACCGGCCGGGAACCGGCTTCCCTCTCGACACTCTCCTCGGCGCGGTTGCGCGTACTCCCCCCGGCAGCCTCGTGACCGTGTCGAACCCCAATGGTCCCACCGGCGCTTGGTGGTCGACCGACGAACTGACCACCCTCGTCGATGCGTGCGCCGAGCGGCGCTGTCTGCTCCTGATTGACGAGGCATACGGCGCCTTCGCACCAGAGACCGTGCTGCGCCGCGCGGTGGACTGGTCCCATGTCTTGGTCGTGCAGTCCTTCAGCAAGGGGCACGGACTCGCTGGCGCGCGCTTGGCCGTATGCGTGTGCGGCAGCGCCGAGGTCGCCGACCACATTCAGCGGTGGAACGTCTCCAACCCGGTCAGCGGCCCTTCCCTCCAAGTGGCAGCCGAACTCGCTCTTCGGCGAGAGGAATTCCGCGCCATTCATGCCGAACTGGATTCCTCCCGGACTCGGTTGCGCGAGGAGGTGCCCGACCTCGTCGGAGGCAGGGCCGAGACATCATGGGGAAACTTCGTGCCGGTGCGCTGCCCGGACCGGCGGAGCGCCGCCCACACAGTCGAAGGACTGGCCAGGCGAGGATTCGCGATCCGCCACCTCGAACGGTTCGGACTACCCGAGCACATCCGGATCTCCACCGCCGACCTGGCCACCACCGAGCGTCTGCTGAGGTCCTTGCGGGAGACCGTCCACGACGTGCGGGGGAGGCACCAGGCGTGCTGACTCCTCGTGAAACCAGCGCCGGGCCGACGGCCTACAGTGTCCTGGCCGACGCCCGCCGCGTCCTGGTCATCGGCTCTCCCGGCTCGGGCAAGACGACATTCGCCACGTGTCTGTCTGCCGTCCTGACGCTTCCGGTCCACCATCTCGACAACCTCTACTTCACCGTCGCCTGGCGCCCGCGCCCCACACCCGAATGGCACCGGACGGTGGACACCCTGTGCGCGGCCGTCGAATGGATCATCGACGGTAATCACGCCGACACCCTGGAAAGAAGGCTGCCGCACGCCGATGCCGTCATCGTCCTGAACAGAGCGCCCATCCTGTGCCTGGCGTCCTACATGCGGCGGCTGCTGAGATACGCCCGGACCCCGCCCGAGGCGCTGCCGCACTACATGCGCCGCGACGATGGCGGACGCGCTTTGGCCGACCGGCCACTGGCCTTCTCCCGCTTCATCCTCTCCTTCCGGCACCGCTCCTTGCCCGGCATGGCAGCGGCTTTCAAGGCTCACCCGGACATCGCCGTCGTCGAGCTGCGTACCAGGGCCGACATGAAAATGCTCCTCGCCGAACTCGGCAACTCCCCGGGGAGGGACGCCACATGCTGAATCTCGCCGCATTCGAATCGGCCACATTGCGCACGCTGCCCTACAGCTGGGGCAACGTCGGGCAAGTCTTCGCCACCGAGGAGGCTGCACGCGAAGTGGCCGCGTCCTTCCCGATCGGACAGGCCCGGATGCGCGAGTCGAAGCCGGCGGCGAACAAGGCATACCGAATGCTCTCCTGCCCGCTGGTCGAGGGCGGAGAGCGCTTGGACGCCGTGCACCGATTGGACGCCAGGTGGCAGGATCTGGTCGGCGAGCTGCTTTCCCCCTCCTTCACCGGAGCGTTGGTTACAGCGACCGAACTGCCCCTGACGGAGACCTCCCTGGAGGTCCGGGCCTCCGCCTACAGCACCGGCTGCTTCCTCGGCCCGCACACCGACCGGTCGGACAAGATGCTGTCCGTCATTCTCTACCTGGAACCGGACTGGTCACCAGAAGACGGCGGAGAACTGAGCATCCTGCGCACGGATGACCCACACGACGAGGCCGCCCGGATCGAGCCACGCCTCAACACCGCTGCTCTCCTTGTCCGTTCTGAAGGCTCCTGGCATCAAGTTCTCCCCGTGCGGGCCCCCCGGTCAGGCCTGCGCCGAAGCGTCCTCGTCCACTACTGGCGGTGACCGCCCGCACGACCAGTCCAATAGCCTCTGGAGCACGCGTGAACCACACAGTCCCCACCGCCACCCGACCGGATACCGACAGCGCAGGACGATTCCAGGCCTACGGCACCCATCAGCTCGACCAGATCGCCAAGCGGTTCGGACTGACCGGGGACACGTTGGAAGCCGTACGGCTGGTTTCGCTGGTGCTGCCCTTCCGGGTCAACGAGTACGTCCTGCGCAACCTCATCGACTGGGACAATGTTCCGGACGACCCGGTTTTCCAACTGGTCTTCCCTCAGCCGGGAATGCTCTCGCCGGCCGATGAGGCCCGGCTCACCGAGGAACGCCGACGGGCCGACCGACGGTCGCTGGCCATGCTGGTCGCCGGCATCCGGGCCCAGCTCAACCCGCACCCCGGGCACCAGGCCGAGCTGAACGTGCCCCACGACGAGCGCGGCGCGCTGCCGGGGACCCAGCACAAGTACCGCGAAACCCTTCTGTACTTTCCCTCCAGCGGCCAGACCTGCCACGCATACTGCACTTACTGTTTCCGCTGGGCGCAGTTCGTCGGGGAGGCGGACCTGCGCTTCGCCGCGTCCAGCCCACACCGAGCCGTCAGCTATCTGAGGCAGCACCCCGAAGTGAGCGACGTCCTGGTGACAGGCGGCGATCCGATGGTGATGTCCGCGAGCAGGCTGCGCGAGCATCTGGAACCGCTGCTTGACGTGGCTGGGGTGCGCACCATCAGGATCGGGACCAAGTCGGTGGCGTACTGGCCGCACCGCTTCGTCACAGACGTGGACGCGGACGGCACCTTGAAGCTATTCGAGCAGGTGGTGCGCTCGGGTCGCACACTGGCGATCATGGCCCACTTCAGCCACAGCTGCGAACTCGCCCCCGACGTCGCCCGGCGGGCGCTCGCACGGATCCGAGAGACCGGGGCCGTCGTCTACTGCCAGGCGCCGCTGATCGCCCACGTCAATGACGACGCCGGGGTGTGGGAGCGGATGTGGCGGACCGAGCTTGCGGTGGGCGCGGCTCCGTACTACATGTTCGTCGCGCGTGACACCGGACCGCGTGACTACTTCAAGGTGTCGCTGGCGCGCGCGGCGGACATCTTCAGTGAGGCGTACCGGAACCTGCCGGGGCTCGCTCGCACCGTCCGTGGGCCCGTCATGTCCACCACGGCGGGCAAGGTCGTCGTCGACGGTGTCGAACGAGGCCCTGAAGGCCGTTTCTTTCAGCTCCGTTTCCTCCAAGCCCGCGATCCGGCCCTGGTAGGCAGGCCGTTCCGGGCTCACTACCGGGCGGACGCCGCCTGGCTGGACGAACTGCAGCCGGCTCCCGGCACCCCGGCCGACCTCGCCGCCGCCGTCACCGACCCCGTGCCGTCAGGCTCGCACGCACCCGCCGGGGAGGAATCATGACGGATAGTCTTCAGGCTGCGCCGAATCTGGCGCTGAATGAAATCGTCGCGCGGCGTCGGGCCGCGGGCGAGCCTCTAATACATCTCGCCTTCGGCGAGGCACGGTTACCTGTCCCGGCGGAGGTATTGGACTGGCTGAGCACCGGTGCCCGCCGAACCGAATACGGCCCCGTCGCCGGCGACGAGCGGGTCCGCTCCTCCCTCGCCCGCTATTTCGACCGGCGTCGGCTTCCCACCAGCCCCGAGCAGATCGTCGTCGCCCCGGGCAGCAAGCCGCTGCTCATGAGTCTCATGGCCGTCGTCGATGGAGATGTGCTGCTGCCGAGCCCGTCCTGGGTCACATACGAGCCACAGGCCCGGCTGTTCGGGCGGCATGTCCACCGTGTGCCGGTGCCGGCGGAATACGGCGGCGCCCCTGACCCCTCGGCCCTACGGGAGAGTATCCGCACCGCCCGTAGGGGCGGCGGCAACCCACGGCTGCTCGTGCTCACCCTTCCCGACAACCCCACCGGCACCCTTCCGCCCCCCGAGGCGATCCGCCAGGTGAGCGCCGTGGCTGAGGAGGAAGACCTGCTGATCGTCTCGGACGAGATCTACCGCGACATCCTCCACGACCCCGGCCTTCCCTTCCTCAGCCCGGCGGAGGAGGCCCCGGAACGCACCGTCATCTGCACCGGACTGAGCAAGAGCCTGGGGCTCGGCGGCTGGCGGATCGGCGCCGCCCGCTTCCCCGTTGGCAGGCGAGGCGACCTCCTACGCACCCGTACGGTCGCCGTGGCCAGTGAAGTCTGGTCCACGCTGGCCGGCCCCATGCAGGAGGTTGCCACCCGCGCCTTCGACGAGCCCAAGGTGATCACCGAACACTTCCTGGCCGGGGCGCGGCTGCACGGCGCCGTCACCCGCGCCGTACACACTCTGGTCACCACAGCGGGCGCGAGCTGCCGGGCCCCTCAGGGCGGCTTCTACCTGTATCCGGACTTCGAACCCGTACGCGAGAGTTTGGACGAGCACGGTGTGACGGACTCGGTGTCACTGCAGCGGCACCTGCTCGACAACCTGGGCGTGGCCGTCCTCGGCGGTCATCACTTCGGTGACGACCCCGGCGCCCTCCGCTTCCGGATCGCCACCAGTCTGCTGTACGGGGACGACAGCGCACAGCGCGAGCGGGCGCTGACCGCCGAAGCTCCGCTGTCCACACCACACATCACCCTGACGCTCGACCAACTGGCAGAAGCCTTCGACGCGTTGACGCCCCGGAAGGGGATCCATGTCTGAACTCATCGACGACTACCGGATGCTGGCCGGGGCGGTCGACATACTGCGCCGGTACTGGGGCGGCAGACAGGTGATCCTGCTGGCCAACCATTTCACTCACAGCACTCAACTACTCATCGACGAGGTCACCGCGTGTGGCGCCACCCTGGTCGGTGTCGTCACCCGACCGCGGCGGGCACCGGAGCCACGCGTGCCCACCTGGAGTTGCGCCGAGCGCGGTATCGACCTCGCCCCGCACGAGTTCGAACCCTTCCTGGGCAGCCCCCCAGACATGCTGAGGGAATGGTTGGACGACATCGACCCGGCCCGGTCCTGCGTTGTCCTCGGCAGCATCTGGACCACTATGTCCCACCTCTGCGGCCGACCCGTGCACGGGTGGCGCAGGCCCGAGTGGGTCGCGTGGGAGGACAAAGTCCGTATCGAGCGACTCTGGGCGGACCTTGGTATCCCCTCACCACGCCACGTGGTGATGTCTGTGGACGATCCGGGGCTGCGCGAACAAGCGACAGCGCTCGACGGCGGTCGAGGTGTGGTGATGGCCATCGACTCCAGCCAGGGGGTCCCCGGCGGTGGCGGCAGGGGACTCCGCTGGGTGAGAAGTTCCGCCGAATTTGATGCCGCACTGAAGTTGTTCACAGGCAGGACTCGGCAGGTACGGATCGCCGAGTTTGTCGAGGGCGTTCCATGCAGCACCCAGGCCCTCGCGCTCGACACCGGCATCGCCGTGTTTGAGCCGGCCGAGGAAGCGATGCTCCGCGATCCGCGCTTCGGCGAGTTCCGCTACTGCGGTACGTCCACCTCGTGGCGGCCTCCCGATCAGGTGAAGGCCGCCATCGAGACCTACGCGCGTGACGCGGGCCGCCGACTGGATGAACTGACCGGCTATCGCGGGATCTTCACCGTCGACGGGCTACTCACCGACCGGGGCTTCCTCGCCACTGAGCTGAATCCGCGAGGCGCTGGCGGTCTGGGATTCCGCCCTGGCTGGCCCGAGTTCCCCACCTATCTTTTTCACCGCGCCGTCCAGGAGAACGTG
The nucleotide sequence above comes from Streptomyces sp. NBC_01716. Encoded proteins:
- a CDS encoding pyridoxal phosphate-dependent aminotransferase produces the protein MTAPPPTAGLSRHHEGRAPDWIDELFLGTTTGVRAQWRHRAGGTVNLANNEMHHPRVEELIVKAVRKLGSAHWNSYPDYAYERSRFAEIVGVPAERLLFTAGSDQTYLAVFRALARRGTHLLTQLPNYQQIFPYAELAGLTVRGVDYRPGTGFPLDTLLGAVARTPPGSLVTVSNPNGPTGAWWSTDELTTLVDACAERRCLLLIDEAYGAFAPETVLRRAVDWSHVLVVQSFSKGHGLAGARLAVCVCGSAEVADHIQRWNVSNPVSGPSLQVAAELALRREEFRAIHAELDSSRTRLREEVPDLVGGRAETSWGNFVPVRCPDRRSAAHTVEGLARRGFAIRHLERFGLPEHIRISTADLATTERLLRSLRETVHDVRGRHQAC
- a CDS encoding 2OG-Fe(II) oxygenase; amino-acid sequence: MLNLAAFESATLRTLPYSWGNVGQVFATEEAAREVAASFPIGQARMRESKPAANKAYRMLSCPLVEGGERLDAVHRLDARWQDLVGELLSPSFTGALVTATELPLTETSLEVRASAYSTGCFLGPHTDRSDKMLSVILYLEPDWSPEDGGELSILRTDDPHDEAARIEPRLNTAALLVRSEGSWHQVLPVRAPRSGLRRSVLVHYWR
- a CDS encoding KamA family radical SAM protein produces the protein MNHTVPTATRPDTDSAGRFQAYGTHQLDQIAKRFGLTGDTLEAVRLVSLVLPFRVNEYVLRNLIDWDNVPDDPVFQLVFPQPGMLSPADEARLTEERRRADRRSLAMLVAGIRAQLNPHPGHQAELNVPHDERGALPGTQHKYRETLLYFPSSGQTCHAYCTYCFRWAQFVGEADLRFAASSPHRAVSYLRQHPEVSDVLVTGGDPMVMSASRLREHLEPLLDVAGVRTIRIGTKSVAYWPHRFVTDVDADGTLKLFEQVVRSGRTLAIMAHFSHSCELAPDVARRALARIRETGAVVYCQAPLIAHVNDDAGVWERMWRTELAVGAAPYYMFVARDTGPRDYFKVSLARAADIFSEAYRNLPGLARTVRGPVMSTTAGKVVVDGVERGPEGRFFQLRFLQARDPALVGRPFRAHYRADAAWLDELQPAPGTPADLAAAVTDPVPSGSHAPAGEES
- a CDS encoding pyridoxal phosphate-dependent aminotransferase encodes the protein MTDSLQAAPNLALNEIVARRRAAGEPLIHLAFGEARLPVPAEVLDWLSTGARRTEYGPVAGDERVRSSLARYFDRRRLPTSPEQIVVAPGSKPLLMSLMAVVDGDVLLPSPSWVTYEPQARLFGRHVHRVPVPAEYGGAPDPSALRESIRTARRGGGNPRLLVLTLPDNPTGTLPPPEAIRQVSAVAEEEDLLIVSDEIYRDILHDPGLPFLSPAEEAPERTVICTGLSKSLGLGGWRIGAARFPVGRRGDLLRTRTVAVASEVWSTLAGPMQEVATRAFDEPKVITEHFLAGARLHGAVTRAVHTLVTTAGASCRAPQGGFYLYPDFEPVRESLDEHGVTDSVSLQRHLLDNLGVAVLGGHHFGDDPGALRFRIATSLLYGDDSAQRERALTAEAPLSTPHITLTLDQLAEAFDALTPRKGIHV
- a CDS encoding ATP-grasp domain-containing protein, which produces MSELIDDYRMLAGAVDILRRYWGGRQVILLANHFTHSTQLLIDEVTACGATLVGVVTRPRRAPEPRVPTWSCAERGIDLAPHEFEPFLGSPPDMLREWLDDIDPARSCVVLGSIWTTMSHLCGRPVHGWRRPEWVAWEDKVRIERLWADLGIPSPRHVVMSVDDPGLREQATALDGGRGVVMAIDSSQGVPGGGGRGLRWVRSSAEFDAALKLFTGRTRQVRIAEFVEGVPCSTQALALDTGIAVFEPAEEAMLRDPRFGEFRYCGTSTSWRPPDQVKAAIETYARDAGRRLDELTGYRGIFTVDGLLTDRGFLATELNPRGAGGLGFRPGWPEFPTYLFHRAVQENVPGIVDLPPESVQATFRDVIARHPSFSGTIPLGTGPVAADVVRPGTDTRAYTTKPSGATVRYRVGGQTVRVIDVAPSSADGTVGSVIAEFVGLLGHPGLVSFSDDSVRSTLTSADRATDGIRTARTRGAR